From the Streptococcus sp. 29887 genome, one window contains:
- the glyQ gene encoding glycine--tRNA ligase subunit alpha: MSKKLTFQEIILTLQQFWNEQGCLLMQAYDTEKGAGTMSPYTFLRAIGPEPWNAAYVEPSRRPADGRYGENPNRLYQHHQFQVVMKPSPSNIQELYLESLERLGINPLEHDIRFVEDNWENPSTGSAGLGWEVWLDGMEITQFTYFQQVGGLATGPVTAEVTYGLERLASYIQEVDSVYDIEWADGVKYGEIFIQPEYEHSKYSFEVSDQDMLLENFTKFEKEAERALEEGLVHPAFDYVLKCSHTFNLLDARGAVSVTERAGYIARIRNLARVVAKTFVAERKKLGFPLLDEATRAELLKEDAE; the protein is encoded by the coding sequence ATGTCAAAGAAACTTACATTTCAAGAGATTATCTTGACCTTACAACAATTTTGGAATGAGCAGGGGTGCTTGCTCATGCAGGCCTATGATACGGAAAAAGGTGCGGGTACCATGAGTCCCTACACTTTCTTGCGTGCTATCGGTCCTGAGCCATGGAATGCGGCTTATGTGGAGCCAAGTCGTCGTCCTGCGGACGGTCGTTACGGGGAAAATCCAAACCGTTTGTATCAGCACCACCAATTCCAAGTGGTGATGAAACCATCTCCATCTAATATCCAAGAACTCTACTTGGAGTCTTTGGAGCGTTTGGGGATCAATCCTTTGGAACATGACATTCGTTTCGTTGAGGACAACTGGGAAAACCCATCAACAGGTTCAGCTGGTCTGGGCTGGGAAGTCTGGCTAGACGGTATGGAAATCACACAGTTTACCTACTTCCAACAGGTCGGTGGTTTGGCGACAGGTCCTGTCACAGCCGAAGTAACCTATGGTTTGGAGCGTCTGGCTTCTTACATCCAAGAAGTTGACTCCGTTTACGACATCGAGTGGGCTGACGGCGTTAAATACGGTGAAATCTTTATCCAGCCAGAGTATGAGCATTCAAAATATTCCTTTGAAGTATCCGACCAGGACATGCTCCTTGAAAACTTTACCAAGTTTGAAAAAGAAGCAGAGCGGGCTTTGGAAGAGGGCTTGGTTCATCCAGCATTTGACTATGTACTCAAGTGTTCTCATACCTTTAACCTGCTGGATGCCCGTGGAGCTGTGTCTGTAACCGAGCGTGCAGGCTACATTGCCCGTATCCGTAACCTTGCCCGTGTCGTTGCCAAGACCTTTGTGGCAGAGCGGAAGAAACTCGGTTTCCCACTTTTGGATGAGGCAACACGAGCAGAATTGTTGAAGGAGGACGCAGAATAA
- a CDS encoding B3/4 domain-containing protein: protein MSQFIVDSSFWNLFPDAKIGVLLLKGYKTPAQSPDELVKLLEESNGIAQKFLTEDTFSENEVIRTYRQAYQKFKTKKGARSSIEALLKRSTSDRPVTTISPLVDIYNAASLRFGLPCGAEDLDTFVGNLQLTVTEGGDEFYLIGDETNNPTLPGEVCYKDDKGAVCRCFNWRDGERTMITDETKNAFLVMELVNSDRVEDLENALDFISQHAEKFLGVVPEKYLLDYNSPTMGL from the coding sequence ATGTCACAATTTATTGTTGATTCATCGTTTTGGAATTTATTTCCAGATGCAAAAATCGGAGTGCTATTATTGAAGGGGTATAAAACGCCGGCGCAATCACCTGATGAATTAGTGAAATTACTGGAAGAAAGCAACGGAATTGCCCAGAAATTTCTTACGGAAGATACCTTTAGTGAGAACGAGGTCATTCGTACATATCGTCAAGCCTATCAAAAGTTTAAAACTAAAAAAGGGGCTCGTTCAAGTATTGAAGCACTTTTGAAGCGTTCAACTAGTGACCGTCCAGTCACAACAATTTCTCCATTAGTGGATATTTATAATGCGGCGAGTTTGCGTTTTGGTCTTCCATGTGGTGCTGAAGATTTAGATACATTTGTAGGCAATCTTCAACTAACTGTCACTGAGGGTGGGGATGAATTCTATCTCATTGGTGATGAAACCAATAATCCAACTCTACCAGGGGAAGTTTGCTATAAGGATGATAAAGGAGCAGTTTGTCGCTGTTTCAACTGGCGTGATGGTGAGCGGACCATGATTACGGATGAGACAAAGAATGCTTTCTTGGTTATGGAGTTGGTCAATTCTGATAGAGTAGAGGATTTGGAAAATGCCCTAGATTTTATCAGTCAACACGCAGAAAAATTCTTGGGAGTAGTTCCAGAAAAATATCTATTGGATTACAACAGTCCTACTATGGGTTTATAA
- a CDS encoding MucBP domain-containing protein, producing the protein MRKIKKKSFDWYGMKQHFSIRKYHFGAASVLLGMSLAMGAGAQVAQAEETVASSETTIATVASSTASSASSEAVATEATVASTTETSVSAAEAATSSSTETVASTTETDEAVVTIEGQTVTSAERIATINYIVTYVLEDGTLVNASVNTATINTADEVAKAIIPVYIEVPAGYELATGQSATVTLEVTENGQNVATVKVVKKAEAKAATSETTTTPTSSATNSATEETTSATVAETAKTPVTVEEAKVVLEQVTSEAELLTKEAERLVAADSTNTALKAVASATRLAVSEATAELNNSAATLETVNEQIDAVRTNVEALVLELRKFSETGDIVVMLATTSTTGNLTEGLINQGPGSDFQELQSSGQGAIADGFTVTPDMDDPAGASITRPYFIETDVYKNDPTPNRYTFLVSNLGPYSLVNETDKRQNVYMTVSKDLTNPTSTDVFVRIVNKDTQELLGETTVSLGDNEKVLNGQIENVTINHDVTKNPITLNFTATYIETEVGGKAVDRLEFYFGSGDAANLRMLGVWQSNGLVQEGQLVHKLWSYVPKNPEQITYYRVQGTEELIATYTIKGLEGDIFTSSTQRDITNYEFVSGTQESGKISEAYVIGKTAITVAPPLNGFVERRVKTFVSEDGDIDISIQRKKEGEDDSAYVTVFSTGKLDNLKNFTVDPNGTYDRPYSAQRPYSYPGEVGYWLLYNEFQEANVDTTFYYVQKGSVEVFYVDEKGNVLQDSKVSVAHGDTGSDYNTEPLRDEKIVKDGVTYYYKQVDGVGDAGVFAATTHADDERAVEEITAETGTVASNTIKELTYVYVPAGHVNINYVNEAGDVIKAKVVDTVDGEPGTTYDATQDGEKPTTIVAEDGKTYTFKEVSATSAATTGEIEAGVTKEVTYVYQEVKGSVVVKYVTTDGTPIKDPVTDTPESSTGTDYDTKDNKPETITTEDGKTYKLVPILTKGTETGDVVPGVTEVTYVYEEVKGDVVVNYVNTDGKVIATQVVDTKTTSTGTDYDTKDNKPEKIVEDATGDVYYYKEIKAEDATKETGKVVEGTTEVTYVYEKAGNVVVNYTLADGTVIKDPVNDETNQKPGYDYNTTDNKPETITTTDGKVYKLVPTATIGNETGDVEAGKTIEVTYIYEEVKSDVVVEYYDTEGNPISGTETGNATSVVDTEDASVGTAYNTDDKKPETITAADGTVYYYKEVKDTSAPTTGNVAETTTTVQYVYEKAGNVVVNYITEDGAPLSGTTNTGATTASTVDDTKDGKPGSTYDTTDLKPTTITTDEGKTYELVPASTVGDETGTVEAGVTKEVTYVYKEVKGSVVVNYVTTDGKVLQAPVTDTPETSTGTDYDTKDNKPTTITTADGKTYKLVPTLTKGSETGDVVPGVTQVTYVYEEVKGDVVVNYVNTDGKVIASQVVDTPSTSTGTDYNTRDNKPEKIVEDATGDVYYILPTDEVKAGDKETGKVVEGTTEVTYIYQKAGNVVVNYTLADGTVIKDPVNDETNQKPGTEYNTTDNKPETITTTDGKVYKLVPSLTAGEENGSVTSGEDKQVTYVYEEVKGNVVVEYYNTTGEKIASDVVDTPETTTGTVYETFDFKPATITKDGVTYFYKEVKDTSAAEKGTVVEGTTTVQYVYEPAGSVTVNYVTTDGTVIKSPVKDEENAEPGKTYTTEDNKPTTITTEDGKTYKLVPSLTTGEENGSVTPGEDKQVTYVYEEVKGDVVVNYIDTDGNVIKAPVTDTPSTSTGTSYDTTDNKPETITTEDGTEYKLVPVLTKGEENGSVVEGTTQVTYVYQKVTTPAPNPNGSVVVNYVNTNGETIATSVNDTTDAALDTSYDTTDYKPAVIKHNGVTYFYKEVKDTSAAEKGTVVEGTTTVQYVYEPAGSVTVNYVTTDGTVIKSPVKDEENAEPGKTYTTEDNKPTTITTEDGKTYKLVPSLTTGEENGSVTSGEDKQVTYVYEEVKGNVVVNYIDTEGNVIASPVEDTSSTSTGTSYDTTDNKPTTITTADGSVYELVPVLTQGNENGSVVEGTTQVTYVYRKVSSAVKSPVTNHVDENGKSISPQEDGTKPNTSIPGYEFTGKTTVDEDGNVTHVYRKVTPKGTVVVNYITEDGTVISKPVTDTPSSDVETPYDTTDNKPGTITFNGEEYELVRVDGTENGTVVEGETVVTYVYRKVTPAKKVVTNHVDEDGNVISPQEDGTTPDKSIPGYEFTGKTTTDENGNTTHVYRKVTPKGTVVVNYVTEDGTVISTPVTDTPSSDVDTPYDTTDNKPSTITFNGEEYELVRVDGTENGTVVEGETVVTYVYRKVTPVKKVVTNHVDEEGNVISPQEDGTTPDKSIPGYEFTGKTTTDENGNTTHVYRKVTPKGTVVVNYVTEDGTVISTPVTDTPSSDVDTPYDTTDNKPGTITFNGEEYELVRVDGTENGTVVEGETVVTYVYRKVTPVKKVVTNHVDEEGNVISPQEDGTTPDKSIPGYEFTGKTVTDPDGSTTHIYRKVTKVVTNHVDEDGNPIAPQEEGTTPNKSIPGYEFTGKTITLPNGDTLHIYRKVSNPVAPKPETPASPAPQAPATPKPQAPAAPATTAKAGAAQLPNTGEASSSAAVLGAGMLIATLALAGKRRRNED; encoded by the coding sequence ATGCGCAAAATTAAGAAAAAATCATTTGATTGGTATGGAATGAAACAACATTTCTCAATCCGTAAATATCATTTTGGTGCGGCCAGCGTATTGCTTGGTATGTCACTAGCTATGGGTGCTGGAGCTCAAGTAGCACAAGCCGAGGAGACTGTAGCTTCATCAGAAACAACAATAGCGACAGTTGCTTCATCTACAGCTTCGTCTGCGAGTTCGGAAGCAGTTGCTACTGAAGCAACAGTTGCATCAACGACTGAAACATCAGTTTCAGCTGCTGAAGCTGCAACAAGCTCATCTACTGAAACTGTAGCTTCAACTACAGAAACAGATGAAGCTGTTGTAACTATCGAAGGACAAACAGTTACAAGTGCAGAGCGTATTGCAACAATCAACTACATCGTTACATATGTGTTAGAAGACGGCACACTTGTTAACGCAAGTGTAAACACTGCGACAATTAATACAGCTGATGAAGTTGCTAAAGCAATTATTCCAGTTTATATTGAAGTACCAGCAGGTTACGAATTGGCAACAGGTCAATCAGCTACAGTTACTCTTGAAGTAACAGAAAATGGTCAAAACGTAGCTACTGTTAAAGTTGTGAAGAAAGCTGAGGCAAAAGCAGCTACTTCTGAGACAACAACTACACCAACTTCAAGCGCAACCAATTCAGCTACAGAAGAAACAACTTCAGCAACAGTAGCTGAAACTGCGAAAACACCTGTTACTGTAGAAGAAGCAAAGGTAGTCCTTGAGCAAGTAACTTCAGAAGCAGAGTTATTGACTAAGGAAGCAGAACGTTTAGTTGCTGCAGACAGCACCAATACAGCCTTGAAGGCAGTGGCTTCAGCAACTAGATTGGCAGTAAGCGAAGCAACTGCAGAATTGAATAACTCAGCAGCTACTCTAGAAACTGTCAACGAACAAATTGATGCGGTTCGTACAAATGTCGAGGCACTTGTGCTTGAATTGCGTAAGTTCTCTGAAACTGGTGATATTGTAGTTATGTTGGCAACAACTTCAACGACAGGAAATTTGACAGAAGGATTGATCAACCAAGGACCGGGTTCTGACTTCCAAGAACTCCAATCATCAGGTCAAGGAGCTATTGCAGATGGGTTCACTGTTACTCCTGATATGGATGACCCAGCAGGTGCATCAATTACTCGTCCGTATTTCATAGAGACGGATGTTTATAAGAATGATCCAACACCAAATCGCTATACCTTCCTTGTATCAAATCTAGGGCCATATTCTTTAGTAAACGAAACTGATAAGCGTCAAAATGTTTATATGACGGTCTCTAAAGATTTGACTAATCCAACTAGTACAGATGTATTTGTTCGTATTGTAAATAAGGACACACAAGAGTTACTAGGAGAAACAACTGTTTCACTCGGTGATAATGAAAAGGTCCTCAACGGTCAAATCGAGAATGTTACGATTAATCATGATGTTACTAAAAATCCAATTACTCTGAACTTCACCGCAACTTACATAGAGACAGAAGTAGGTGGAAAAGCTGTTGATCGCCTAGAGTTCTATTTTGGTAGTGGTGATGCAGCGAATCTTCGTATGCTAGGAGTTTGGCAATCAAACGGATTGGTTCAGGAGGGACAACTTGTTCATAAATTATGGAGCTATGTACCAAAGAACCCTGAACAAATTACATATTACCGTGTTCAAGGTACGGAAGAATTAATCGCGACATATACTATTAAAGGTCTTGAGGGAGATATCTTCACTTCTTCAACTCAGAGAGATATCACAAATTATGAATTTGTTTCTGGTACACAAGAATCAGGAAAAATCTCCGAAGCTTATGTAATCGGTAAGACAGCAATTACGGTAGCACCTCCATTGAATGGTTTTGTTGAACGTCGGGTAAAAACGTTTGTTTCTGAAGATGGTGATATTGATATCTCAATCCAACGTAAAAAAGAAGGTGAAGATGATTCAGCCTACGTTACAGTCTTCTCTACAGGTAAGCTGGATAATTTAAAAAACTTTACTGTTGATCCAAACGGAACTTATGACCGTCCATATTCAGCGCAGCGTCCATATTCATATCCAGGGGAAGTAGGATATTGGTTACTTTATAATGAGTTCCAAGAAGCCAATGTTGATACAACTTTCTATTACGTTCAAAAAGGTTCAGTTGAAGTCTTCTACGTTGATGAAAAAGGTAATGTTCTTCAGGATAGTAAGGTATCTGTAGCACATGGTGACACAGGTTCAGATTACAATACAGAACCATTGCGTGATGAAAAGATTGTTAAAGATGGAGTAACATACTACTACAAACAAGTAGATGGTGTTGGCGATGCAGGAGTATTTGCCGCTACTACACATGCAGATGATGAGCGTGCAGTAGAAGAAATTACTGCTGAAACTGGAACAGTAGCAAGCAATACTATCAAAGAACTGACCTATGTTTATGTTCCTGCTGGCCATGTAAATATCAATTATGTCAACGAAGCTGGCGATGTTATCAAAGCTAAAGTTGTTGATACAGTCGATGGGGAACCAGGGACCACTTATGATGCGACACAAGATGGTGAAAAACCAACTACAATTGTTGCAGAAGATGGCAAGACATATACATTTAAAGAAGTTTCAGCAACTTCAGCGGCAACAACTGGCGAGATCGAGGCAGGTGTTACTAAAGAAGTCACTTACGTTTACCAAGAAGTAAAAGGATCAGTAGTAGTAAAATACGTAACAACAGATGGAACACCGATCAAAGATCCAGTAACAGACACACCAGAGTCATCAACAGGAACAGACTACGATACAAAAGATAACAAACCAGAAACAATTACAACAGAAGACGGTAAAACATACAAACTAGTACCAATCCTAACAAAAGGAACAGAAACAGGAGATGTGGTACCAGGAGTAACAGAAGTAACATATGTATACGAAGAAGTGAAAGGTGATGTTGTTGTTAACTACGTAAATACTGATGGTAAAGTAATTGCTACCCAAGTAGTAGATACAAAGACAACATCAACGGGAACAGACTACGATACAAAAGACAACAAACCAGAGAAAATCGTTGAAGATGCGACTGGTGATGTATACTACTACAAAGAAATCAAAGCTGAAGATGCAACTAAAGAAACTGGCAAAGTCGTAGAAGGTACTACAGAAGTAACCTACGTTTACGAAAAAGCTGGTAATGTTGTTGTTAACTACACATTGGCAGATGGTACAGTCATCAAAGATCCTGTGAACGATGAAACGAACCAAAAGCCAGGTTACGACTACAACACTACTGACAACAAACCAGAAACCATCACAACAACTGATGGCAAAGTCTACAAACTTGTTCCAACTGCAACAATCGGTAACGAAACTGGTGACGTTGAAGCTGGTAAGACTATCGAAGTTACTTACATCTACGAAGAAGTTAAATCTGACGTTGTAGTTGAGTACTACGATACAGAAGGCAATCCAATTTCAGGTACTGAAACTGGTAACGCAACATCTGTAGTGGATACAGAAGACGCTTCAGTTGGTACAGCCTACAATACAGACGATAAGAAACCAGAAACAATCACAGCAGCGGACGGCACAGTTTACTACTACAAAGAAGTGAAAGACACTTCTGCACCAACAACTGGTAATGTAGCAGAAACAACAACAACTGTTCAGTATGTTTACGAAAAAGCTGGTAACGTAGTTGTTAACTACATCACTGAAGATGGCGCACCACTCTCAGGTACAACAAATACTGGTGCTACAACAGCAAGCACAGTTGATGATACTAAAGATGGTAAACCAGGTTCAACATACGATACAACTGACTTGAAACCAACTACAATTACTACTGATGAAGGTAAAACTTATGAGTTGGTTCCAGCATCTACAGTTGGTGATGAAACTGGAACTGTAGAAGCAGGTGTAACAAAAGAAGTTACTTATGTCTACAAAGAAGTGAAAGGTTCAGTTGTTGTTAACTATGTAACAACTGATGGCAAAGTTCTTCAAGCACCTGTAACAGACACACCAGAAACATCTACAGGTACAGACTACGATACAAAAGACAACAAACCAACTACTATCACAACTGCTGATGGTAAGACATACAAACTTGTTCCAACCCTTACTAAAGGTTCTGAAACAGGTGACGTAGTTCCAGGTGTAACTCAAGTAACTTATGTGTACGAAGAAGTTAAGGGTGACGTTGTTGTTAACTATGTAAACACTGATGGCAAAGTCATTGCTTCACAAGTAGTTGATACCCCATCAACATCAACAGGTACAGACTACAACACAAGAGACAACAAACCAGAGAAAATCGTTGAAGATGCTACTGGTGATGTATACTATATCTTGCCAACCGATGAAGTAAAAGCAGGTGATAAGGAAACTGGTAAAGTTGTAGAAGGTACGACTGAAGTTACTTATATTTACCAAAAAGCTGGTAACGTTGTTGTAAACTACACATTGGCTGATGGTACAGTTATCAAAGATCCTGTTAACGATGAAACAAATCAAAAACCAGGTACTGAGTACAACACAACAGATAACAAGCCAGAAACTATCACTACAACTGATGGTAAAGTCTACAAACTTGTTCCAAGCTTGACTGCTGGTGAGGAAAACGGATCAGTAACTTCAGGCGAAGACAAGCAAGTGACTTACGTTTACGAAGAAGTGAAAGGTAACGTTGTTGTTGAGTACTACAACACTACAGGTGAGAAGATTGCTTCTGATGTTGTAGATACACCAGAAACAACAACTGGAACTGTCTATGAAACATTTGATTTCAAACCAGCAACAATCACAAAAGATGGTGTGACTTACTTCTACAAAGAAGTGAAAGATACATCAGCTGCTGAGAAAGGTACTGTTGTTGAAGGTACTACGACTGTTCAATACGTCTACGAGCCAGCAGGTTCTGTAACAGTTAACTATGTAACTACAGACGGTACAGTAATCAAATCTCCAGTTAAGGACGAAGAAAACGCTGAACCAGGTAAGACATATACAACTGAAGATAACAAGCCAACTACAATCACAACTGAAGATGGTAAGACATACAAACTTGTTCCAAGCTTGACTACTGGTGAGGAAAACGGGTCAGTAACTCCAGGCGAAGACAAGCAAGTGACTTACGTATACGAAGAAGTGAAAGGTGACGTTGTTGTTAATTACATCGACACTGATGGCAATGTCATCAAGGCACCTGTAACAGATACACCATCTACTTCAACAGGTACATCTTACGATACAACAGATAACAAGCCAGAAACAATCACAACTGAAGATGGTACTGAGTACAAACTTGTTCCAGTATTGACCAAGGGTGAAGAAAATGGTTCTGTTGTTGAAGGTACAACGCAAGTAACTTATGTCTACCAAAAAGTAACAACTCCAGCTCCAAATCCAAACGGTAGCGTTGTCGTTAACTATGTGAACACGAATGGTGAAACAATTGCAACATCAGTGAACGATACAACAGACGCGGCACTTGATACATCTTACGATACAACAGATTACAAACCTGCAGTTATCAAACACAACGGTGTAACTTACTTCTACAAAGAAGTGAAAGATACATCAGCTGCTGAGAAAGGTACTGTTGTTGAAGGTACTACGACTGTTCAATACGTCTACGAGCCAGCAGGTTCTGTAACAGTTAACTATGTAACAACTGACGGTACAGTAATCAAATCTCCAGTTAAGGACGAAGAGAACGCTGAACCAGGTAAGACATACACAACTGAAGACAACAAGCCAACTACAATCACTACAGAAGATGGTAAGACTTACAAACTTGTTCCAAGCTTGACTACTGGTGAAGAAAATGGATCAGTAACTTCAGGCGAAGACAAGCAAGTAACTTACGTATATGAAGAAGTGAAAGGTAACGTAGTTGTTAACTACATCGACACGGAAGGTAATGTGATTGCTTCTCCAGTAGAAGATACAAGCTCAACTTCAACAGGTACATCTTACGATACAACAGATAACAAACCAACAACAATTACTACAGCTGATGGTTCTGTTTATGAATTGGTTCCAGTATTGACTCAAGGTAATGAAAATGGTTCTGTTGTAGAGGGTACAACGCAAGTAACATACGTTTACCGCAAAGTATCTAGCGCAGTTAAATCTCCTGTAACCAACCACGTTGATGAGAATGGTAAGTCTATTTCACCACAAGAAGATGGCACTAAGCCAAATACCTCAATCCCAGGATATGAGTTCACAGGTAAGACAACTGTTGATGAAGATGGCAATGTAACTCACGTTTACCGTAAAGTAACACCTAAAGGTACAGTTGTTGTGAACTATATCACTGAAGATGGTACAGTTATCTCTAAACCTGTTACAGATACACCATCGTCAGATGTAGAGACACCATACGACACAACAGATAACAAGCCAGGTACAATCACATTTAATGGTGAAGAATACGAACTTGTTCGAGTTGACGGTACTGAAAACGGTACAGTTGTCGAAGGTGAAACTGTAGTAACTTACGTATACCGTAAAGTAACACCTGCTAAGAAAGTAGTAACTAACCACGTTGACGAAGATGGTAATGTTATCTCACCACAAGAAGATGGCACAACTCCAGACAAGTCAATCCCAGGTTACGAGTTCACAGGTAAGACAACTACAGATGAAAACGGCAATACAACCCACGTTTACCGTAAAGTAACACCTAAGGGTACAGTAGTCGTGAACTATGTTACTGAAGATGGTACAGTTATCTCTACTCCAGTTACAGATACACCATCATCAGATGTAGACACACCATACGACACAACAGATAACAAGCCAAGTACAATCACATTTAACGGTGAAGAATACGAACTTGTTCGAGTTGACGGTACTGAAAACGGTACAGTAGTCGAAGGTGAAACTGTAGTAACTTACGTATACCGTAAAGTAACACCTGTTAAGAAAGTAGTAACTAACCACGTTGACGAAGAAGGTAATGTTATCTCACCACAAGAAGATGGCACAACTCCAGACAAGTCAATCCCAGGTTACGAGTTCACAGGTAAGACAACTACAGATGAAAACGGCAATACAACCCACGTTTACCGTAAAGTAACACCTAAGGGTACAGTAGTCGTGAACTATGTTACTGAAGATGGTACAGTTATCTCTACTCCAGTTACAGATACACCATCATCAGATGTAGACACACCATACGACACAACAGATAACAAGCCAGGTACAATCACATTTAACGGTGAAGAATACGAACTTGTTCGAGTTGACGGTACTGAAAACGGTACAGTAGTCGAAGGTGAAACTGTAGTAACTTACGTATACCGTAAAGTAACACCTGTTAAGAAAGTAGTAACTAACCACGTTGACGAAGAAGGTAATGTTATCTCACCACAAGAAGATGGCACAACTCCAGATAAGTCAATCCCAGGTTATGAGTTCACAGGTAAGACTGTAACAGATCCAGACGGTAGCACAACACACATCTACCGTAAGGTAACTAAGGTTGTGACAAACCACGTTGACGAAGATGGTAACCCAATTGCACCGCAAGAAGAGGGTACAACACCTAACAAGTCAATCCCAGGATACGAGTTCACAGGTAAGACTATCACACTTCCAAACGGTGATACACTCCACATTTACCGTAAGGTAAGCAACCCTGTTGCACCAAAACCAGAAACTCCTGCAAGTCCAGCGCCTCAAGCGCCTGCGACACCAAAACCACAGGCTCCTGCAGCTCCAGCAACAACTGCTAAAGCTGGTGCGGCTCAATTGCCAAACACTGGTGAAGCTTCATCATCAGCAGCAGTACTTGGTGCAGGTATGCTTATCGCAACTCTTGCTCTTGCAGGTAAACGTCGTCGCAATGAAGACTAA
- a CDS encoding methionine ABC transporter permease: MLEWIQTNFPDIYKLGWDGQTGWLTHFNLTLYMTFVSFAFGGFMGLVSGLFLVLTGPRGVIANKTAYWILDKVASIFRAIPFIILLAAISPLTKIIVGKTIGTEAALVPLALSVFPFFARQVEVVLSELDRGVIEAAQASGATFWDIVLVYLREGLPDLIRVTTLTLVSLVGYTAMAGAIGAGGLGQVALSYGYLRYNDDVTFLATFLILVIIFAIQFIGDFLTRKISHR; this comes from the coding sequence ATGTTAGAATGGATTCAAACGAATTTTCCAGATATTTATAAATTGGGCTGGGATGGTCAGACAGGCTGGTTAACACATTTTAATTTGACTCTTTATATGACCTTTGTTTCCTTTGCTTTTGGTGGTTTTATGGGCTTGGTGTCCGGTTTGTTCTTGGTCTTGACTGGTCCACGTGGGGTTATTGCTAATAAGACTGCCTACTGGATTTTGGACAAGGTGGCTTCGATTTTCCGTGCCATTCCCTTCATTATCTTGTTGGCGGCGATTTCTCCCTTAACCAAAATTATTGTTGGCAAAACCATTGGTACAGAGGCAGCCTTGGTGCCTCTAGCCCTATCAGTCTTTCCCTTCTTTGCCCGTCAGGTTGAAGTGGTCTTATCAGAATTGGATCGAGGTGTCATTGAGGCTGCTCAGGCTTCAGGAGCGACCTTCTGGGATATTGTCCTTGTCTATCTACGTGAGGGGCTACCCGACTTAATTCGTGTGACAACCTTGACTCTGGTTTCCTTGGTAGGCTATACGGCCATGGCAGGGGCTATCGGTGCTGGTGGTTTGGGGCAGGTTGCACTATCCTACGGTTACCTGCGCTACAATGATGATGTGACCTTCCTTGCGACCTTTTTGATTTTGGTTATCATCTTTGCCATTCAATTCATTGGTGATTTCTTGACTAGAAAGATTAGTCATAGATAA